A single Nostoc sp. PCC 7107 DNA region contains:
- a CDS encoding MlaD family protein yields the protein MREFITNRFTSRRMLREGSVGLLLLLGLGSFGVIILWLNGVSAARSSYRFVVEFANAGGMQRGASVRYRGVKVGKISDIRPGSNAIDVEVEIAPADLIIPSDVSIDANQTGLISESIIDITPRTSLATEVKAKPLEKGCNTNLIVCNGSRLKGQIGISVDDLIRSSTELATLYNDPKFYQRVNRLLESSAAAATSVAALSQDARGLTKGFQGQLNTFSATANSVQRATNELTASTTKTANQLSVTANQFGATAKEFGLTANKANRLLTNLDDLVTTNRSSLVGALNNITETSNQLRTTVTNLSPSLNRLTQGEVIKNLEALSANAAQASANLRDATKTLNDPKNALLLQQTLDSARVTFENTQKITSDLDELTGDPTFRKNLLQLVNGLSGLVSSTQQMQQQVQFAATLDAMKLAATKQNVVFPTPVAIEQTTVVKGIEKQIQTSNSEIQNSSQEKLLQQLREHSKQEKPK from the coding sequence ATGCGAGAATTTATTACAAACCGCTTCACTTCTAGACGAATGCTGAGAGAAGGTTCAGTGGGTTTATTGCTCTTGCTAGGACTGGGTTCCTTTGGGGTGATTATTCTGTGGTTGAATGGAGTTAGTGCCGCACGTAGCTCGTATAGGTTCGTTGTCGAATTTGCCAACGCTGGGGGGATGCAAAGAGGTGCATCAGTTCGTTATCGTGGCGTGAAAGTCGGCAAAATTTCGGATATTCGCCCAGGGTCAAATGCGATCGATGTAGAAGTAGAAATTGCTCCAGCTGATCTAATAATTCCTAGTGATGTCAGCATTGATGCCAACCAAACTGGCTTGATTAGTGAAAGTATTATCGATATTACACCAAGAACATCACTTGCTACTGAAGTGAAAGCGAAACCTTTAGAGAAAGGCTGCAATACGAACTTAATTGTGTGTAATGGTTCTCGTTTAAAAGGTCAAATTGGTATTAGTGTTGATGACCTGATTCGCAGTAGCACTGAATTAGCTACTTTGTATAACGATCCAAAATTTTATCAAAGAGTTAACCGACTTTTAGAAAGTTCCGCCGCCGCAGCTACCAGTGTTGCAGCCCTCAGTCAAGATGCTAGAGGTTTAACGAAAGGCTTCCAAGGACAGCTAAATACATTCAGTGCAACAGCTAATTCTGTACAACGCGCCACAAATGAACTCACTGCATCTACTACTAAAACAGCAAATCAGTTAAGCGTAACTGCTAATCAATTTGGTGCAACAGCTAAGGAATTTGGCTTAACAGCGAATAAGGCCAATCGATTGCTGACTAACTTAGATGATTTAGTAACTACTAATCGTTCCTCTTTAGTTGGCGCTCTGAATAATATTACCGAAACCAGCAATCAATTACGCACTACTGTCACAAATTTGTCACCATCACTTAATCGCTTAACTCAAGGAGAAGTGATTAAAAATTTAGAAGCACTTTCAGCTAATGCAGCCCAAGCTTCTGCTAATTTACGCGATGCGACAAAAACTTTAAATGACCCTAAAAATGCTTTACTACTACAACAAACTTTAGACTCAGCTAGAGTCACTTTTGAAAATACCCAAAAAATTACATCTGATTTAGATGAATTGACAGGTGATCCCACTTTTAGAAAAAATCTGCTGCAATTAGTCAACGGCTTAAGTGGCTTAGTTTCTTCTACACAACAAATGCAGCAGCAAGTTCAGTTTGCCGCAACTTTAGATGCTATGAAATTAGCAGCTACCAAACAAAATGTAGTCTTTCCCACACCAGTTGCGATTGAACAGACAACTGTTGTCAAAGGTATAGAGAAACAAATTCAAACTTCCAATTCGGAAATTCAGAATTCTTCTCAAGAAAAGTTATTGCAGCAGCTACGAGAACATAGTAAACAAGAAAAACCAAAATAA
- a CDS encoding UDP-N-acetylmuramoyl-L-alanyl-D-glutamate--2,6-diaminopimelate ligase, with protein MKLRELLAVVGNVAQLPNNPDLADAEVKGLKTNSHACGEGDLFIGMPGTRVDGGEFWPSAIASGAVAAIVSAEAAEKNPPTPEAVVISASDMNQACAQIAAAFYDYPGQKLKLVGVTGTNGKTTTTHLIEFLLNKAHLATALMGTLYTRWPGFVQTAIHTTPFAVELQQQLAAAVNAGCEFGTMEVSSHALAQGRVLGCPFEVGVFTNLTQDHLDYHSDMEDYFAAKALLFSPEYLKGKAVINADDSYGKQLIARLPSEQVWSYSVSDRHADLWMSDLNYQPNGVSGVLHTPKGEVAFRSPLVGQYNLENVLAAVGAVLHLGLDLELIAAAISDFPGVPGRMERVQIEPNQEISVIVDYAHTPDSLENLLKAARPFIPGKMICVFGCGGDRDRTKRPKMGKIAAELADVAVITSDNPRTEDPEKILQDVLAGIPDTVQPTVICDRATAIRTAILQALPGDGVLLAGKGHEDYQILGTEKIHFDDREHAREALLSRQGKPEV; from the coding sequence ATGAAATTGCGGGAATTACTAGCAGTAGTAGGAAATGTGGCACAATTGCCGAACAATCCTGATTTAGCAGATGCGGAAGTTAAGGGGTTAAAAACTAACTCCCATGCTTGCGGTGAGGGAGATTTATTTATTGGAATGCCAGGAACGCGGGTAGACGGTGGCGAATTTTGGCCAAGTGCGATCGCTTCTGGTGCAGTAGCGGCGATCGTTTCTGCCGAAGCTGCCGAAAAAAATCCTCCCACGCCGGAGGCTGTAGTGATTAGTGCTAGTGATATGAATCAAGCTTGCGCGCAAATAGCAGCGGCTTTTTACGATTATCCCGGACAAAAACTCAAATTAGTGGGTGTGACCGGCACTAACGGTAAAACTACCACTACTCACCTGATTGAATTTCTCCTGAATAAAGCTCATCTCGCTACGGCTTTGATGGGGACTTTATACACTCGCTGGCCGGGTTTTGTGCAGACTGCTATTCACACTACGCCTTTTGCGGTGGAACTACAACAGCAGTTAGCAGCCGCCGTCAATGCTGGTTGTGAGTTTGGCACAATGGAAGTCAGTTCTCACGCATTAGCGCAAGGCCGAGTTTTGGGTTGTCCGTTTGAGGTGGGAGTATTTACCAATCTCACCCAAGACCATCTGGACTATCACAGCGATATGGAGGATTATTTCGCAGCGAAGGCGTTGTTATTTAGCCCCGAATATCTCAAAGGAAAGGCAGTAATCAACGCTGATGACTCCTACGGTAAACAATTAATCGCCCGATTACCATCAGAACAAGTTTGGAGTTACAGTGTCAGCGATCGCCATGCTGATTTGTGGATGAGCGATTTAAATTATCAGCCCAATGGTGTGAGCGGTGTTTTACATACACCCAAGGGTGAAGTAGCTTTTCGCTCACCATTGGTTGGTCAATATAATTTAGAAAATGTTTTGGCTGCGGTGGGTGCAGTTCTCCACTTAGGACTAGATTTAGAGTTAATCGCCGCTGCAATTAGTGATTTTCCTGGTGTTCCCGGCCGGATGGAACGAGTGCAAATTGAGCCAAACCAAGAAATCAGCGTGATTGTGGATTATGCCCATACCCCCGATAGCTTAGAAAACTTACTCAAAGCTGCACGGCCGTTTATTCCCGGTAAAATGATTTGCGTGTTTGGTTGTGGTGGCGATCGCGATCGCACTAAACGGCCAAAAATGGGTAAAATCGCCGCAGAGTTAGCAGACGTGGCTGTTATCACTTCCGACAATCCCCGCACAGAAGACCCAGAAAAAATTCTGCAAGATGTTTTAGCTGGAATCCCCGACACCGTGCAACCGACTGTAATTTGCGATCGGGCGACAGCTATTCGTACCGCAATTTTACAAGCTCTACCCGGCGATGGAGTATTGTTAGCGGGTAAAGGTCATGAAGACTATCAAATTCTCGGTACAGAAAAAATCCACTTTGATGACCGAGAACACGCACGGGAGGCTTTATTGTCCAGACAAGGAAAACCTGAAGTGTGA
- a CDS encoding folate-binding protein YgfZ yields the protein MPTSTIDGKDAAAIQAAREGVAVCDRSFWGRIRVADDDRIRFLHNQTTNDFQSLKPGQGCDTVMVTPTARTIDLVSAYILDDAVLLLVSPHRREFLMQWLDRYIFFADKVQLTDVTEETATFSLIGPNSDAIIEKLGARAIIGQPDSNHLLVDGGVIVAVGSGLASPGYTLILPATEKQKVWQQILTFGAVELSDRAWDTLRIIQGRPTPDAELTDDYNPLEVGLWQTISLNKGCYIGQETIARLNTYKGVKQNLWGIRLSAPVEVGSAIALGEEKIGKLTSYTETSEGYFGLGYIRTKAGGVGLKVKVGEVDGEIVDIPFISHEYPQ from the coding sequence ATGCCAACATCAACAATTGACGGTAAAGACGCAGCAGCTATCCAAGCCGCAAGAGAAGGAGTGGCTGTGTGCGATCGCTCTTTTTGGGGACGCATCCGCGTTGCAGATGACGACCGCATCCGCTTTTTACACAATCAAACTACTAATGATTTTCAAAGCCTAAAACCAGGACAAGGCTGTGATACTGTGATGGTCACACCCACTGCCCGCACAATTGATTTAGTGAGTGCATACATTCTTGATGATGCAGTACTGCTGCTAGTCTCGCCCCATCGCCGAGAGTTTTTAATGCAATGGCTAGATCGCTACATCTTTTTTGCTGATAAGGTGCAATTAACCGATGTCACAGAAGAAACTGCAACCTTTAGCCTGATTGGCCCAAATAGTGATGCCATTATAGAAAAATTAGGTGCTAGGGCAATTATTGGTCAACCAGACAGCAATCATTTGTTAGTTGATGGTGGTGTGATTGTGGCTGTGGGTAGTGGCTTGGCTTCGCCTGGATATACCCTAATTCTGCCAGCTACTGAGAAACAAAAAGTGTGGCAGCAAATTTTAACATTTGGGGCTGTAGAATTAAGCGATCGCGCCTGGGATACGTTACGCATTATTCAAGGAAGACCAACCCCCGATGCCGAACTAACAGACGATTACAATCCCCTAGAAGTGGGTTTATGGCAGACTATTTCTTTAAATAAAGGTTGTTACATAGGACAAGAAACCATTGCACGGTTAAATACCTATAAAGGAGTCAAACAAAACCTTTGGGGAATTCGCCTCAGCGCCCCGGTGGAAGTTGGTAGTGCGATCGCCCTTGGAGAAGAAAAAATCGGTAAACTTACCAGTTATACCGAAACCAGTGAAGGTTACTTTGGACTTGGTTACATCCGCACCAAAGCTGGCGGTGTTGGTTTAAAGGTAAAAGTCGGCGAAGTTGATGGTGAAATTGTGGACATCCCATTTATCTCTCATGAGTATCCACAGTAA
- a CDS encoding NAD(P)/FAD-dependent oxidoreductase: protein MTNNDVIVIGSGIGGLCAAALLARYGKRVIVCESHTIAGGAAHSFKRRGFEFDSGPSFYCGLSGTHSLNPVKQVLDVLGESLQVIPYDPLGHYHFPEASIAIYSNFQRLHQELQTITPQGAAEFQDFVTRLLGLYEGMKEIPALALRADWQVIFVLLNYVRSLGKILPYLPLVQSSAGTVMDATVKDPWIRRLIDVECFLLSGLKAHGTIAPEVAFMLGERGRGVEYPVGGSAAIVNALVHGLERWGGKLRLGCHVEQILVESGKAVGVRLKNGEILSAQIVISNATIWDTYNQLLRPEDLPATYRQTALHTPAVDSFIHLHLGIRGEGLENLTGHHVVVHDSNQDITTSGNTCMISIPSVWDATLAPEGHHVVHAYTLEPFAGWERNDSYEAKKQEKAQTLYRALERIIPDIRERVVLELIGTPLTHSHYLRRYQGTYGPAITAGKGMFPSTHTPISGLYRVGDSTMPGIGVPAVAASGILCANSLVERSQTTELLKNLQM, encoded by the coding sequence ATGACAAACAACGATGTCATAGTTATCGGTAGCGGTATTGGCGGGTTATGTGCTGCGGCGTTGCTTGCACGGTATGGCAAGCGGGTAATTGTCTGTGAAAGCCATACAATTGCCGGTGGTGCAGCCCATAGCTTTAAACGACGAGGATTTGAATTTGATTCTGGCCCCTCTTTTTATTGTGGACTGTCAGGAACCCATAGTTTGAACCCGGTAAAACAAGTTTTGGATGTTCTAGGGGAGTCCCTTCAAGTTATACCCTATGATCCTTTAGGACACTACCATTTTCCTGAAGCTAGTATTGCAATTTACAGTAATTTTCAAAGATTGCATCAGGAGTTACAAACAATTACACCCCAAGGTGCAGCAGAGTTTCAGGATTTTGTCACCCGCTTGTTAGGTTTGTATGAGGGGATGAAAGAGATACCAGCTTTGGCTTTACGGGCTGATTGGCAGGTAATTTTTGTGTTACTGAATTATGTGCGATCGCTTGGTAAAATTTTACCGTATTTGCCTTTGGTGCAGTCTTCGGCTGGCACTGTGATGGATGCGACTGTAAAAGATCCTTGGATACGCAGACTGATCGATGTAGAATGTTTTCTGCTTTCTGGCTTAAAGGCACACGGCACAATTGCCCCAGAAGTTGCTTTTATGTTGGGTGAACGGGGGCGTGGTGTAGAGTACCCAGTTGGGGGTAGTGCCGCAATTGTCAATGCTTTGGTGCATGGTTTAGAACGTTGGGGTGGTAAGTTACGCTTAGGCTGTCACGTTGAGCAAATTCTCGTGGAATCTGGCAAAGCTGTAGGTGTGCGGTTAAAAAATGGGGAAATTCTGTCAGCGCAGATTGTTATTTCCAACGCCACAATTTGGGATACTTACAATCAACTATTGCGTCCTGAAGATTTACCAGCAACTTATCGTCAAACAGCACTGCATACACCCGCAGTTGATAGTTTCATCCATTTACATTTGGGTATTCGTGGCGAGGGACTAGAAAATTTAACAGGACATCATGTCGTAGTTCACGACTCCAACCAAGATATCACCACCTCTGGTAATACTTGCATGATTTCTATTCCTAGTGTGTGGGATGCAACTCTCGCGCCAGAGGGACATCATGTAGTTCATGCTTACACTCTAGAACCCTTTGCTGGCTGGGAACGAAATGATAGTTATGAAGCCAAGAAACAAGAGAAAGCCCAAACTTTATATCGCGCCTTAGAGCGAATTATCCCAGATATTCGAGAACGTGTAGTGTTGGAACTGATCGGGACACCGTTAACTCATAGCCATTATTTACGAAGATATCAGGGAACCTATGGCCCGGCTATTACTGCGGGTAAAGGGATGTTTCCCAGTACACACACACCCATTTCCGGTTTATATCGTGTCGGTGATAGCACTATGCCTGGAATTGGTGTACCAGCAGTTGCCGCTTCTGGTATTTTATGTGCAAATAGTTTGGTGGAGCGATCGCAAACAACAGAGTTATTAAAAAATTTACAGATGTGA
- a CDS encoding ABC transporter ATP-binding protein, with the protein MTEPLIELKGVSKSFGNNKVLDNVDLTIYRGEALGIIGPSGTGKSTILRVIAGLTNPDEGEIYVQGVRREGLIEDSADPIGIGMVFQQAALFDSLNVDENVGFLLYQNSKLQRSHIQALVKEKLDMVGLPGISHLYPSELSGGMRKRVSFARAIMSNPENPKEGPEVLLYDEPTAGLDPIASTVIEDLIRDLQSMHGVCSTYAIVTHQDSTIRRTADRLVFLYQGRVQWQGTVNDMDSTDHPLIRQFVSGSVQGPIQVVG; encoded by the coding sequence ATGACTGAACCACTAATTGAACTGAAAGGCGTTTCTAAGTCCTTTGGTAACAATAAGGTTTTAGATAATGTAGATTTGACAATTTACCGAGGAGAAGCGCTGGGAATTATCGGCCCTTCCGGGACTGGGAAATCGACAATTTTAAGAGTAATAGCAGGATTAACTAACCCTGATGAGGGTGAAATATATGTACAAGGAGTCCGGCGCGAAGGGTTGATAGAAGATAGTGCTGACCCAATTGGGATTGGGATGGTGTTTCAGCAAGCGGCGTTATTTGATTCGTTGAATGTGGATGAGAACGTGGGATTTTTACTGTATCAAAATTCCAAGTTACAGCGATCGCATATTCAAGCACTAGTCAAAGAAAAATTAGATATGGTGGGTTTACCCGGAATCAGTCATCTCTACCCTTCAGAACTTTCTGGTGGAATGCGAAAACGGGTGAGTTTTGCTCGTGCGATTATGTCCAACCCCGAAAATCCCAAAGAAGGGCCAGAAGTTCTACTTTACGATGAACCCACAGCCGGACTAGACCCCATTGCTTCGACAGTGATTGAAGACTTGATTCGTGATTTACAAAGTATGCACGGAGTTTGTAGTACGTATGCCATTGTTACCCACCAAGATAGTACGATTCGCCGGACAGCTGATAGACTAGTGTTTCTCTACCAAGGTAGAGTGCAGTGGCAAGGTACAGTTAATGACATGGATAGCACCGACCACCCATTAATTAGACAATTTGTGAGTGGGAGCGTGCAAGGGCCGATTCAGGTTGTTGGTTAG
- the rpiA gene encoding ribose-5-phosphate isomerase RpiA, whose translation MTATDPVKLMKQEVGKAAALLVKSGSIVGLGTGSTTAYTIQYLGDRLKSGELKDIVGIPTSFQSEVLAKEYGVPLTTLDAVDHIDIAIDGADEVDPQKNLIKGGGAAHTREKVVDYLASQFIVVVDSGKLVDRLGSVFAVPVEVIPMAITPVTNAIKQLGGKPELRMGIKKAGPVITDQGNFVLDVKFDSIDDPVNLEKILNNIPGVLENGIFVNCADVVLVGEVVDGQPVVRQL comes from the coding sequence ATGACCGCAACAGATCCTGTAAAGTTAATGAAGCAAGAGGTTGGTAAAGCTGCCGCCCTACTAGTAAAATCAGGTTCAATTGTCGGTTTAGGTACGGGTTCAACAACAGCTTATACAATTCAGTATTTAGGCGATCGCCTCAAATCGGGTGAACTCAAAGATATTGTCGGTATTCCTACTTCTTTTCAATCAGAAGTATTAGCCAAGGAATATGGTGTACCTCTCACCACGTTGGATGCTGTTGACCACATCGATATCGCCATTGATGGTGCAGATGAAGTTGACCCCCAAAAGAATTTGATTAAAGGTGGCGGTGCCGCACATACCCGTGAAAAAGTGGTAGATTACTTAGCCAGTCAATTTATTGTTGTGGTAGACAGTGGTAAGTTAGTTGACCGCTTAGGTTCTGTGTTTGCAGTCCCCGTAGAAGTTATCCCAATGGCAATTACTCCTGTTACCAATGCCATTAAGCAACTTGGCGGTAAACCAGAACTACGTATGGGTATCAAAAAAGCCGGGCCAGTCATCACCGATCAAGGTAACTTTGTCCTTGATGTCAAATTTGACTCCATTGACGACCCAGTGAATTTAGAAAAAATCCTCAATAACATTCCTGGTGTGTTAGAAAACGGTATCTTCGTCAACTGTGCAGATGTCGTTTTAGTTGGCGAAGTAGTAGACGGTCAGCCAGTAGTCAGGCAGTTGTAA
- a CDS encoding glutaredoxin family protein, with product MRLILYSKPGCHLCEGLQEKLEQILATQNLAVELEIRDITTHEDWLLAYQYEVPVLVLANLPGAEAFEQPLPRPSPRANVQQIQQMLCKYLSNIKKNDAE from the coding sequence ATGCGCTTGATTTTATACAGTAAACCTGGTTGTCATTTGTGCGAGGGCTTACAGGAAAAATTAGAACAAATTTTAGCAACGCAAAATCTGGCTGTAGAGTTAGAGATTCGTGACATTACAACTCATGAAGATTGGTTACTGGCTTATCAATATGAAGTCCCAGTGCTGGTTTTAGCCAATCTCCCCGGTGCAGAAGCTTTTGAACAACCTTTACCACGCCCTTCTCCCCGTGCAAATGTCCAGCAAATTCAGCAAATGTTGTGTAAGTATTTATCCAATATCAAAAAAAATGATGCAGAATAA
- a CDS encoding DICT sensory domain-containing protein, whose protein sequence is MNDSLRKELSVYQLALGVETPPQPLPSNPASMLSLLRSQIDLLIEQQIPATFWVKLPPGKIWHAELKRYQSAMNGTGVINICRIEKINAEEEEKVTDETIPTQPNCVQLLSNYQLRREYFFIVSSPQFCSLIVARRPRKRNQNRHSNKSKSSKIPSLLAVMTMEGRIIQQVLDSLKQVAAPESSEVFPAELIYPSTTEPALISQLLAKQLQRQNSIQRQITNKRIAKLQVQNQKLQNKEQLKDDYLSSVCQELRTPLTHMKTALSLLNSPTLKPPQRQRYLQMLNTQCDRQSILITGLLDLVNLEHNLEATSLELVRLADIVPGVVSTYQPVAQEKGIMLAYTVPTELPDVWCVTGGLKQIVINVLHNSIKFTPKGGQVWVRSRVQGDYVQLEFRDTGIGIAETEIGKIFDCFYRVRSGTTEDLSGAGLGLTIVKRLLWRCGGSISVRSKLDEGSTFTVQLVTTRNKIPFK, encoded by the coding sequence ATGAATGATTCTCTGCGTAAGGAGTTATCCGTATATCAGTTGGCTTTGGGAGTGGAAACACCACCTCAACCATTGCCAAGCAATCCTGCGAGTATGTTATCGCTGTTGCGGTCGCAAATCGATTTATTGATTGAACAGCAAATTCCCGCAACTTTTTGGGTTAAGTTACCACCAGGAAAAATTTGGCACGCAGAATTAAAACGTTATCAATCTGCGATGAATGGAACTGGAGTTATTAATATTTGTCGAATAGAGAAAATAAATGCTGAGGAAGAAGAAAAAGTTACAGATGAAACTATCCCAACTCAGCCAAATTGTGTACAACTATTATCAAACTATCAATTACGGCGAGAATACTTTTTCATAGTATCCTCGCCGCAATTTTGTAGTTTAATTGTGGCGCGGCGACCACGAAAAAGAAATCAAAATCGCCACTCTAATAAAAGCAAGTCCAGTAAAATTCCGTCATTACTAGCGGTAATGACAATGGAAGGGAGAATAATTCAGCAAGTTTTAGATAGTCTAAAACAGGTGGCTGCACCGGAATCATCTGAAGTTTTTCCGGCTGAGTTGATTTACCCAAGTACAACCGAACCAGCACTCATCAGTCAACTATTGGCGAAACAACTCCAACGCCAAAATTCCATTCAACGTCAAATTACTAATAAACGTATTGCAAAATTACAAGTCCAAAATCAAAAGCTGCAAAATAAAGAGCAACTCAAAGATGATTATTTAAGCAGTGTGTGTCAGGAACTGCGGACACCTTTAACACACATGAAAACAGCATTGTCGCTGTTAAATTCCCCCACACTTAAACCGCCCCAGCGACAACGATATTTACAAATGCTGAATACTCAGTGCGATCGCCAGAGTATCCTCATCACAGGTCTATTAGATCTTGTCAATCTAGAACATAATTTAGAAGCCACAAGCCTAGAATTAGTCCGTCTAGCGGATATCGTCCCCGGAGTAGTTAGCACCTACCAGCCTGTAGCTCAAGAAAAAGGTATTATGCTGGCCTACACTGTACCTACAGAACTACCAGACGTTTGGTGTGTCACAGGTGGACTGAAACAGATAGTAATTAATGTGCTACATAACAGCATTAAATTTACCCCTAAAGGTGGGCAAGTGTGGGTGCGATCGCGTGTTCAAGGAGATTACGTACAGTTAGAATTTCGTGATACAGGTATTGGCATTGCGGAAACCGAAATTGGCAAAATCTTTGACTGCTTTTATCGGGTGCGTTCAGGAACCACTGAGGACTTGAGTGGTGCTGGATTAGGCTTAACTATTGTTAAACGGTTATTGTGGCGCTGTGGAGGTTCTATTTCTGTGAGAAGTAAACTAGATGAAGGATCTACTTTTACAGTCCAGTTAGTCACTACTCGCAACAAAATTCCGTTTAAATAA